The following nucleotide sequence is from Candidatus Polarisedimenticolia bacterium.
CTCTCCCAGCAGCGCCACGACGGTGATCACGCAGCTCTCGCCCGGGTTCAGATGATAGAGGAGAATCTCGTGCCCGTCGGGGCCGGACTTGGTGGCTCGAATCATTCCCTCGACGAGCAGGGGGTAGGCGGTGCAGGGACTCCCCTCGTGAAAAAGCTCCTGGCCCGAGGGGATCTTGACGAGCCGGACCTCCTGCTCGAGCCTCTGCTGGAGATCGGTGGGGAGCTCTTCCAGGACGGGGTACCGGATTCGCAGTCGTTCCCGGTCGGCATGGTTCATGGGATCCTCGCCCGAAGCCTGGTTGGTGAATGCCTAGCACTTTAAGGTCGGCGCCCGCTTCGCGTCAAGCGATTTCCGCGGCCGGCCGCGGCCGCCGTCCACCACCTCAGCGGCCGCGCCGGTAGGATATACTCGGCCGCATGGCCGGCCTGCGCGTGTGCGACAACATCTCCGAAGCCGTCGGGTGGACCCCTTTGGTGAGGCTACGGCGGAGCGTTCCGGGCTTCGCCGGCGAGGTCTTCGCCAAGATCGAATTCATGAATCCGATGGGCAGCGTGAAGGATCGCATCGCACGCTTCATGATCGAGAAGGCGCGACACGAAGACGCCGTGCGCCCCGGCGACGTGATCATCGAGAGCTCCTCCGGAAACACGGCGATGGGCCTCGCGATGATGGCGGTGCTCGAGGGGCTGCGCTGCAAGATGGTCGTCCGGCGTGAGACCAGCCGGGAGAAGCTCGACTGCCTGCGGGCCATGGGAGTCGAGCTCGTGCTCGTTGACGGCGGCCTGCCGCCCGAGGATCCCGAGAGCTACAATCGCAAGGCGCAGCGGCTCGCGGCCGAGACGCCGGGCGCCTACTTCACCGACCAGCACAACAACCGCGCCAACAACGAAGCCCATTATCGGACCACCGGCCCCGAGATCTGGAGCCAGATGGAGGGGCGGATCGACTACGTCGTGGCGGGGATCGGCACGGGAGGCACGCTGTGCGGCGTGGGCCGCTACCTCAAGGAGCAGGATCCCGGCGTCCGGATCGTGGCGGTCGATCCGGTCGGCTCCGTGTTTCACGATTTTTTCAAGACCGGGAAGCCCGGCCGACCCTCGCCGGGCCTGCTCGAGGGACTCGGGGACGAGGAGGTCATCGGGTGCCCCGAGTTCGAGCTGATCGACGAGATGCTCCAGGTCACGGATCGGGACGCTTTCCTGGCGGCGCGCGAGCTGGCGCGCTGCGAGGCGATCCTGGCGGGGGGCTCCAGCGGGGCCGCGCTATGGGGGGTCCGCGAGCTGGTGCGCCGTCTCGACGCTCCGGCCCGAGTCGTCACGTTGTTTCCCGATTCCGGCGGCCGCTATCTCAGCACCATTTTCAACGACGACTGGATGCGACGCCACGGATTCCTCGACGAAATCCGGGAAGGCGCTCAAGGACTTTCGATTTCGGGCCTGGAGCCCGGGGAGAAGCGCGCATGATGAGCAAGATCGTGTTGGATGCGATCAACGGCCAGATCCATTCCGAGCTGAGCGCCTCGTACACCTACCTGGCCATGTCGGCCTGGTGCGAGCGCAGCAACTTCACCGGCGCGGCCCGCTGGCTCCGGCTCCAGAGCCAGGAGGAATACGGCCACGCCATGCGCCTCTTCGATTTCATGCTGGCCCGCAACACCAAGCCGGAGCTTCCGAACCTCGAGAAGCCGCGCAGCGAGTTCCAGTCGCTGGCGGAAGTCTTCGAGATCGCCTACGAGCAGGAGAAATCGGTGAGCTCCCAGATCGACTCGCTGTACGAGCTGGTCTTCAAGGAGAAAGCCTACCCGGCGGTGGTCCAGCTCGAATGGTTCCTGAACGAGCAGGTGGAGGAGGAGAAGACGGCGCGCGAGGTCGCCGCCCGGCTTCAAATGGTCGGCGGCGACTCGGCGGGACTGCTGGAGATCGATCGATGGCTGGGAATGCGGGCGCCGCAGGGCCAGCCGGCCGGCGCCGGGAAATAGCCGCGCTCTCCTCTCAGCCCTCCAGGGCGGCGCCGCAGCGAGGACAGGAGGAATCGCCCGGGGAGACTTCGGCACCGCAGTCGGAGCAGAGCAGCGGCTCCAGGCTGCCGGCGAGGGCGAGCCCGCAATCGGGGCATTTGTCCGTTCCGGCGGCGAGACTCGCGGAGCAGGCGGGACAGCGGGCATAACCCCTTTCCGGGTCGAACGGCGCTTCGGGATTTTCCGAACCGCTCTCCGGCTCGGGGAAATCGGGCAGCTCCGCGAGGATCCGGCGCGCCGCCTCCCGCTCCTCGTCGCGCACGCTCAGATCGAACCGGCTGTGCGGGACGAGGGTCGTGGCGCGCTGCTCTTCGGAGGATTCGATGCGAAACGGGATGGCCGCGCGGGTCAGGGCCGCGGCCAGCGGCTCCAGGTCCTCGACCACGGAAGTGTAATAAAGAGATCGGTAGACCCCCGGGGGAGGCTCGGAAGCCGCCTCGATCTCACGCTCGGGATCGGTCTCCTCCTGCCGGATCTCCAGGTCGCCGCCGCAATCGGCGCAAGTCAGGATTTCGGGCCGGTAGTCGGCGTGACAGCGCGGGCAGTGCCGCACGAAGTCCATGGCTCCTCCCTCTGCAAGACGGTCCGGGGAAAAGCGTCACCGCCCCCATCCTAGCGAGTTTCTCTCCGGCCCGCCATCGCCGCGAGCGGTTGACGCGGCGCGCCCGACCTGCCTATCCTTCCGGCGGCTCCACACAGAATGCGCCGGCCGCACCAATCCTTTTTCAACTCCCGGGAGGAGAGACCTTCATGCGCCCCTGGCTCCCCAGCCTGACTTGCATCTTGATCTTCTCCGTGACGGCTCCGGCGGCGGTCCTGGCCGCCGGCGCGCACCCTTTCTCGGTCCACGACATGGTCGCCTTCGATCGGATCTCCGAGCCCCAGGTCTCCCCGGACGGCAAGTGGATCGTCTTCAGCGTCAGCGCCGTGGACCTCGAGGCCAACAAGCGGCGCTCCGATCTCTATCTGGTGAGAGCCGATGGAACCGGACTGCGGCGGCTCACGAGCCACGAGGCGGGTGACAGCGCGCCCCGCTGGTCCGCGGACGGCCGCCGGATCTGGTTTCTCTCGAGCCGATCCGGGACGTCCCAGGTCTGGAGGATCCCGGCCGACGGAGGGGAGGCGGAACAGGCGACGCACCTGCCGCTCGACGTGAACGCTTTCCTCCCGTCTCCGGACGGCTCGAGGCTCGCCGTCGCCCTGGAAGTGTTTCCCGATTGCGCCAGCCTGGAATGCACGACGAAACGTCTGGACGAGATCGCCGGCCGGAAAGCCACCGGGCAGATCTTCGACCGTCTCTTCATCCGGCATTGGGACGCTTGGAGCGACGGCCGGCGATCGCACCTGTTCGTCCTGCCCGCGGCGGGAGGGAGCCCCGTCGACGCCATGAAAGGGATGGACGCCGACTCGCCCTCCAAGCCTTTCGGCGGGACCGAAGAGTTCACCTTCACGCCGGACGGGAAGGCGATTCTCTTCTCGGCCCGCGACGCGGGGCGTGAGGAGGCCTGGTCGACGAACTTCGATCTCTTCCTGTCGCCGGCCGACGGCTCGGCCCCGGCGAAGCGGATCACCGACAACCCGGCGTGGGACACGCAGCCCGCCTTCTCCCCCGACGGCAAGACGCTCGCCTATCTCGCCATGGCCCGGCCCGGCTACGAGGCGGACCGTTACGTGATCGTGCTGCGCTCCTGGCCCGGGGGGCGGGACCGGAGGCTGACCGGAGACTGGGATCGCTCGCCCCAGAGCCTGATCTGGTCGGCGGACGGAAGGACGCTGTACACGACCGCGGAGAATCTCGGGCAAGCGTCGCTCTTCGCGGTGGACGCCTCCACCGGAAAGGTCCGGACGATCGTCAAGGAGGGCACCCTGTCGAATCCCTCGCCGGCCGGGTCGCGCCTCGTCTACCTGGCCGACGATCTGAACCATCCGGCGGAGCTGTTCTCGGTCAACCCCGACGGGAGCAGCCTCCGGGTGGTGACCAGCATGAACGGGACCAAAGTGAGGGATGCGCGCATGGGCAAGGCGGAGCAGTTCTCCTTCAAGGGGGCGAACGACGACCCCGTCTACGGTTACGTCGTGCAGCCGGCCGATTACCAGGAGGGCCGGAAGTATCCGGTGGCCTTCCTGATCCACGGCGGCCCGCAGGGATCGTTCGGCAACCACTTCCATTACCGCTGGAATCCGCAGGCGTACGCGGGCGCCGGCTACGCCTCGGTGATGATCGACTTCCACGGGTCGACCGGCTACGGGCAGGCCTTCAGCGACGCGATCGGGGGGGACTGGGGCGGCAAGCCGCTCGTCGACCTCCAGAAGGGCCTCGACGCGGCGCTGGCGCGCTATCCCTGGCTGGACGGGAATCGCGTCAGCGCCCTGGGCGCCTCCTACGGCGCCTACATGGTCAACTGGATCGAGGGCAATTGGCCGGACCGCTTCCGCTGCCTGGTGAGCCACGACGGCAATCTGGACGAGCGCATGGCCTATTTCGACACGGAGGAGCTCTGGTTCCCGGAATGGGATCACCGCGGCACGCCGTGGGACAACCCCGAAGGCTACGAGCGGCAGAACCCGACCAACTTCGTGAAGAATTGGAAGACCCCGATGCTGGTCGTCCATGGAGGGAAGGACTACCGCATCGTCTACAGCCAGGGGATCTCCGTCTTCACGGCCCTCCAGCGCCGCGGGATCCCGAGCAAGTTCCTTTATTTCCCCGACGAGAATCACTGGGTCCTCAAGCCGCAGAACAGCATCCTCTGGCACGACACGGTCCTCGCCTGGCTGGATCAGTGGACCAAGGCGCCGCATTGAGTTTCGCCCGCGCGGGCGCTGGATTAGAATCTCCGCGTCCGCGTCCGCGGCGGCGCGCGGCGGGAGGCGGCGCCCATGGC
It contains:
- a CDS encoding zinc ribbon domain-containing protein → MDFVRHCPRCHADYRPEILTCADCGGDLEIRQEETDPEREIEAASEPPPGVYRSLYYTSVVEDLEPLAAALTRAAIPFRIESSEEQRATTLVPHSRFDLSVRDEEREAARRILAELPDFPEPESGSENPEAPFDPERGYARCPACSASLAAGTDKCPDCGLALAGSLEPLLCSDCGAEVSPGDSSCPRCGAALEG
- a CDS encoding S9 family peptidase, with product MRPWLPSLTCILIFSVTAPAAVLAAGAHPFSVHDMVAFDRISEPQVSPDGKWIVFSVSAVDLEANKRRSDLYLVRADGTGLRRLTSHEAGDSAPRWSADGRRIWFLSSRSGTSQVWRIPADGGEAEQATHLPLDVNAFLPSPDGSRLAVALEVFPDCASLECTTKRLDEIAGRKATGQIFDRLFIRHWDAWSDGRRSHLFVLPAAGGSPVDAMKGMDADSPSKPFGGTEEFTFTPDGKAILFSARDAGREEAWSTNFDLFLSPADGSAPAKRITDNPAWDTQPAFSPDGKTLAYLAMARPGYEADRYVIVLRSWPGGRDRRLTGDWDRSPQSLIWSADGRTLYTTAENLGQASLFAVDASTGKVRTIVKEGTLSNPSPAGSRLVYLADDLNHPAELFSVNPDGSSLRVVTSMNGTKVRDARMGKAEQFSFKGANDDPVYGYVVQPADYQEGRKYPVAFLIHGGPQGSFGNHFHYRWNPQAYAGAGYASVMIDFHGSTGYGQAFSDAIGGDWGGKPLVDLQKGLDAALARYPWLDGNRVSALGASYGAYMVNWIEGNWPDRFRCLVSHDGNLDERMAYFDTEELWFPEWDHRGTPWDNPEGYERQNPTNFVKNWKTPMLVVHGGKDYRIVYSQGISVFTALQRRGIPSKFLYFPDENHWVLKPQNSILWHDTVLAWLDQWTKAPH
- a CDS encoding cysteine synthase family protein; the protein is MAGLRVCDNISEAVGWTPLVRLRRSVPGFAGEVFAKIEFMNPMGSVKDRIARFMIEKARHEDAVRPGDVIIESSSGNTAMGLAMMAVLEGLRCKMVVRRETSREKLDCLRAMGVELVLVDGGLPPEDPESYNRKAQRLAAETPGAYFTDQHNNRANNEAHYRTTGPEIWSQMEGRIDYVVAGIGTGGTLCGVGRYLKEQDPGVRIVAVDPVGSVFHDFFKTGKPGRPSPGLLEGLGDEEVIGCPEFELIDEMLQVTDRDAFLAARELARCEAILAGGSSGAALWGVRELVRRLDAPARVVTLFPDSGGRYLSTIFNDDWMRRHGFLDEIREGAQGLSISGLEPGEKRA
- a CDS encoding ferritin, producing MMSKIVLDAINGQIHSELSASYTYLAMSAWCERSNFTGAARWLRLQSQEEYGHAMRLFDFMLARNTKPELPNLEKPRSEFQSLAEVFEIAYEQEKSVSSQIDSLYELVFKEKAYPAVVQLEWFLNEQVEEEKTAREVAARLQMVGGDSAGLLEIDRWLGMRAPQGQPAGAGK